The Alnus glutinosa chromosome 8, dhAlnGlut1.1, whole genome shotgun sequence DNA segment gCTGGTCTCTCGCTCTCTCGGACCCAGTAGCCCGAGCGCCGCCCACGAGCAGAAGGGACTCCAACAGAGGAGGTTtcctgaattttatttttttcattgtaaAGTAATCTTCCTGTGTTAAAACTAGTGTGGTTTGGGCCTTTTTGTACCGTTGAATTTCCATAGACTTTTTGTACCGTTGATAAAGATGGATTTATCATGCATGATAAATTGTAATTGTGAACAAAGAGCATGATAGACTTTTTGTACCGTTGATAAAGATGGATTTATTGCAGACAAATTGATGGTTTGatgacattaattaatttctttgaatTCAATTCATGGTGAAGTTAAAATTGGAGAGCTGTCAAAAGAATATATCATGCTTTCTATTTTAATATGTACATGTTTTTGAAGAGAGAAGATCTATCTACAACATTATGCACTGTATTGGTATTGATTTGAAGAAGCAATTTTGGGGAAGTTAGGAAGtgaattatgatttattatGCACGATTGGATTTTGCTTGGTTTAGGTTTTTGTTGTCTCATacaattgtttaattaaaccatttttttttttttttttgtagaataaCTTTTAAATGGACTTGTCACAACCGGCCTTGAATTCACTATGCGAAGATGATTGTTTGTTGACACATgaacaacttgatgatgttgttCCCATCGaaatggaccctcaaaatggtatgatgggcatttttacttttaattttggtAACATATCTTAGactaaatgttattatttatagttgggttctttacactatgttttatttgttttgatatagatgaaaatgaaattattgGGGATGAACAGTTGAATGATGGTGTGGACAGTTGTTGTTCCAAGCTCAACAAACAATGTGGAGATAATTGTTTGTTGACACATgaacaacttgatgatgttgttCCCATCGaaatggaccctcaaaatggtatgatgggcatttttacttttaatttttgtaacatttttacttttaatttttgtaacatatcTTAGAGTAAATGTTATTATTCATAGTTGGGTTCTTTACACTATGTTTTATTCGTTTTGATATAGATGAAAATGAAACTATTGCGGATGAACAGTTGAATGATGGTGTGGACAGTTGCCGTTCCAAGCTCAAGCTCATAGATAAAGTTAAGGAACCTAAGAATGGGATGTTGTTTGGCTCTATAGAGGAACTTCATGAATATTATAGAAATTATGCTAAGCAagagggttttggtgtggtacagaagaagaaaaaaaaggatgaaaatggagATGTACATTACATCACTCTAGCATGTGCTCGTCAAGGCAACAGACAATCTAGCTCAAGCAATAACGTTTGAAAGCCTAGTAAAACAATCAGAACGGGGTGTAAGGCTACTTTGAATGCAAAGTTAGTAGGCACAACGTGGTATGTGACTAATGCAAATCTATGCCATAATCATgatttaagcccaggcaaagcgAGATATTTTAGATGCCACAAGAAGTTGGATCCTGCTACGAAGAGGAAGCTTGATATAGATGATAGAGCTGGGGGGGTATGAAAATCTTACTTTTGGAGAGAAAGAGTGTCGCAATTATATTGCGAAATCAAGACGTCTTCGCCTTGGCACAGGAGGTGCTGCAGCACTTCGTGACTATTTTGATAGAATGCGGAAAGTGAATGATGATTTCTATTTTGATATGGACGTGGATGATGAATGTCggttgaaaaatgtgttttgggctgatgcacgaaGTAGGTCATCATATGAAGATTTCGGTGATGTGGTTACATTTGACACAACATATTTGACCAACAAATACGAAATGCCATTTGCCCCTTTTGTAGGAGTTaatcatcatggtcaatcaATGCTTTTAGGGGCAGCATTAATTTCAAGTGAGGATACAGcaacatttgtttggttgtttgaggcaTGGTTGAAATGCATGAAGGGCCGAGCGCCAGGGGCAATTATTACAGATCAAGATCGGGCTATGAAAAGTGCAATTAAGAAGGTTTTTCCGAATGCCCgacatagattttgtttatggcatGTACTGAAAAAACTTTTAGAAAAATTTGGATCACATTTACAGTACAAGACCATTAAGAGTGCCATACGAAATTGTGTGTATAATTCTCAGACATGTGACGAGTTTGATGCAAGTTGGCAGACCCTACTTGAGTGTTATAATCTGGAGGATAATGCATGGTTGCGTGGTTTATACAATGAACGGACTTTCTGGGTACCGGCATATTTAAAAGATGTATTTTGGGCCGGCATGACTACCACACAACGCAGTGAGAGTATGAATGCATTCtttgatggttatgtgcacTCGTCCACCTCATTGAAGGAATTTGTAGATCAATACGACAACGCTTTGCGTAGGAAGGTTGAGATTgagaatgttgctgatttcaattcttttaattcCACGATTTCATGTGTAAGCAAGCTTCCCTTTGAGaagcaatttcaaaaaatttacacccatgaaaagttcaaagaagttcagAAGGAGATTACAGAGGTTCTGAATTGTAGTTGCTCTCTTCTAAAAAGTGAAGGTGGAATTAGTACCTATCAAGTGATGGAACGAGTAGAAGTCAGTGATGCCTACACGAAAAAAGTACGCTTTATTGTTTACTATAATGACCCTTCATGTGAAGTGAACTGCAGTTGTTGTTTATTTGAATCAAGGGGAATTTTGTGTAAACATGTCATATCTGTACTGACTACACTTGAAGATGTGGAATTGTTgcccgaaaaatattttctaaaccGATGGAGGAAGGATTTGAAGCGGCCATATAAGTTAATCAAAAGTAGTTATGATCCTTTAAGTGGCAACCCTACTGCAGAGCGATATGCTGAACTGAGCAAAAATATGCTGAAGTTAGCCTCAATCGTAGCACCAAACGTGGACCATTGCACGGAAGTACAAAGTTATGTTGATATGCTAACTAAGAAATTAGGTGGTCAAAGCTATGAACAAAATCCACCTTCCCAATCACTTCCAAGTGCATCTGTGACCGGTAATAGAACTATTGATTGTATGGGAGTGGAGGTGTGTAGTCCTTTGGTGGCTCAGACAAAAGGGAAGTGACCATCAAATAGAAAAGTGTCTGAAGTTGAAAAGGCGGTGgtgaaaaaatcaaaaggagGAAACAAGAAACAAAGTGACATAAATCAAGCGGTGgtgaaaaaatcaaaaggagGAAACAAGAAACAAAGTGACATAAATCCCAAAcagcagaggaaaaaaaaacaggtaCTCATAGTTTTGAAAGTCGTTGTATGTGTTAAAGTATGCATATTACCAATTATGTGCACGTATTTGATGTGTAATTTCAATATTATATTTGACATGTTATTCCAcgattttatttattgaagacATGCCAAAGATCGCTCGTCGATGAATTGGACACAAGTGAAGATCTGTTGGCTTTTGTAACTAATGTTCAGCATGACCAAGTAATTGGAACTCAAAATAGCGTAGTTACACAGgtattgaaagaaagaaaaaaaatatgttcatAGATGTGTATTTGATTACATGTTGacgaataattttatttcatatatGTTAAGCATACGAAAAATTTGTTTCAGACCTTTGGGAATTCACAGTCATCAGGTCCTATTCAAGGAGATTTCATATACTTGTCGTAAGTATTtgattttttagcatttctcacaAAGTTGGCCTTTTTTGTTGCTATTGCCTAAGGTGTACTTATATGTTATTTCAGGTGATATTTTTGCTCGAATTTGGTGCTGCGTGTTGGAAAAGCTTAACTATGAAAtgcttgaaaattgaaatgcttgaaaatttcaggatttatttttcttggagtATGTAGCTCTAAAATTATGCTTGGAAACATTTTCACTTATTGTTAACATTTTCTTGTAAGCTTGGAAACATTATGCTTGTGGACTTGGTTCTTGTCTGTTTGTAATGAATTCCAATGAATTTTGGTCTATTTGTAATgaatttcaataaatttttgttgTCTCATGTGTTGTGTGTGGGGGTTTTGAGTATGTGCAGCTTTAAGATTTACAGGAAGTCAGCTTTGATGCCAACTTGGTTGAAAGGGATGGAGTTGCTGATTTGAGGGTGTAAACATTCGGTTGAcatctatcattttttgttttcgcTTAATTTGTTACATGCTTCTTTAATGTGACATTCTTCTAGGTATTTCAGGAACAAGTCAAATATTCACAGGACTACATGTCCCATTATCAACCAAATCAAATGGTGCATCATCGGTCTCAAATATCTTGCCCAGTATCCTGGACTATACACATATCACGCCCTATTTTGGTCTCATAATTCTTGTTCAGTGGTTCCAAGgtaacaaggaaaaaaaaaaattaattcatttACCAGTAATTCAAAACTCCGTGTCACACTGCATCTTAATGACACCTACCCGATTTCTTTTCTAACAAACCCAAATCAAATATATTCCATGTTCTTTTATTATTGATTCAAAATATTGATGTCCCTTCTCCACAAATCCTGCTCTACTGCAAGCTGAAAGAACCCCAATGAAAGTAACTCTATCAGGTTTCAAACCTTGGGCCAACATTCTTTCAaacaaatcaaatatatatattaaaattgttGAAGCTTAACATTGCATACAAAGTCTCATCGCTTGGTTTAACAATTATTGAAAGAAACTACACTTGAGCACGAGGATATCTTTATGGCTTGTTCTGGACCCATGAGAGATATATAGCAATACATGGCCATGATATTGGCCTCGCAACCTCATTGGCAATTCAGTGAATTCTgaaattacaaatatttgacCATGCCACGACCCTCCACACTAAGCTTTGTGGCTTGAAGCTGCTTCTTTTTTGGGGCCTTCAACTGCTGCAACTTCTTATTCATCTGCCATAAACAAACTCACATTTaggtttataaaaaaaaaaaaaaaaaaaaaaaaaaaaaaaaaaaaaaaaaaaaaaaaaaaaaaaacagactgCAGACCTTCATTTTTCGAAGTGCTAAAGGGGACACCACCCATGTACAAAGAACCCATAATTTCACCATTTCTCAAGTCCTATAAATTTCTATTTGTAAATATACAACTGAAAAGCATCTTGAAGCTGCACAGAAATAGTTGCAAGTTCCAATTTCATATTTCAGTTTTGAGTTGCTACATGCTGTATAAACCTCAAAATTTTCTAACTGATTATGCATACAAATCATAAAAATTGCCTACCTACTGCAGAGACCTCATTccaatcaaattcaaaataacAAACTTGGCAATGAATCTCACGCATGCAGTAAAAAGCATGctattttctaattttccaCAGAAGTCTTGAAATTGCAATATTTCATATAGCATTAGACGATTTAAAATAATCACATCCTGTACAAATTTCACTATAATGACATCCACCAACACTTGTAGTGCTTATCCATTATCCAACATTACAACATAAAAACTTCACTATATCCTAGTGACATATAATgctataaacaaaattaaaaaggctTAAGCAATATTACAGTGTATTCTAGCCAATTCAAAGGCAAATCAGCTTAGTCAACAAACAGACTAGAATAAAATGGAGAGGAAATCAGCAAAGAAAACATGATGTTCCCAACATTTTCAGTAAAGAAAACATTATGTATTCAAATGAAAGTAAGGAtaagaaacaacaaaaattcTCCACTCTTTGGCTATTCGGTCAACACCAAACTACTCCTCAATGTTTCACCGATTCCTCAACAAAACATCCAAAAatcacaaccaacaacaactCTCAAATCACCCAATCCATAATCCAAATCCCATAAGCTAATCAGAAAACCTATTCAGTTTCTCTACCCAAAAGATTTTTCAACACCCAGTAACctcaacataaaaaagaaaacaaaaacccattcGGTCTTTCTACAGAAAATTAAGAAATACCTCCTCTGGAATCCCTTCTGCTCGTGGACGATGCTCAGGCTGCTgggtctgagagagagagagaggcgctCGGTCCAGCtgggttcgagagagagagagctgggcgaGGGACGGTCGGTCGTTCGCCCGCCGAATGAACAGTTGGTGGTCGCCGGTTTACTGGGTTcgcgagaaagagagaaagagagcgaCCGAGAGCTGAGAGAGATAGCGAGTTGGTCGAGGGACGGTGTGGGTCAGAGGGCGCCGGTCGGTGGGGGAGGGGACGGTGGCcggagagggggagatttgggttcacgagaaagagagagacatagagctGAGAGAGACAGAGCTGGCCGAGGGACGGTGTGGGTCGGTGGGCGCCTGTCGTTGGGCGGTCGGTGGGCGGTCGGTAGGCGCCGGTGGGGGAGGGGACGGTGGCGGGAGAGGGTGAGATTTGGGAATGGGGGGAAAATTTGGAAGACCAAGACGAAGACTAGACTGAACCGGatgagagttttcttctcttatttttgaaattttttttttttaaaaaaaaaaaaaaattaatatgtgcCACGTGGGTCAAGAGCCGGACTCCAGCCGGACTCTTGACGCACGTATAGCacttctcaatatatatatatatatttttgaaaaaattgtaaaaaattacaaatggcGACGTGGCATTGAGCCACGTTGGACGGAGAAACtcgtttctctctctcatttcagatctagtttctctctctctctctctctctctctctctctctctctctctctctcttgtgtggatctctctttcttatcCCTTGATGTTTCGGTGATGTAGGGATCGGAGGACCGGCCGgattttgaatctgattttgttgttttggttttttgaatctaatttccggCGACTGGGCGATTTCGGTGATTCTTggattttgttggtgattttttggtgttttgttggtaattttttggCCAGAATGTAACTAGATAAATTTCTTCGATtaattttgttggtgattttgtggtgttttgttggtaattttgtGGCCAGAATGAAACTAGATAAATTTCttggtgattttttggtgttttgttggtagTTTTTTGGCCAGAATGAAACTAGATCCAGATTCTTGGATTTTGTTGTCAGCCTCGAAGAAGTTTCCggcaaggggaaaaaaaaaagtagttccGGTGAAAGAAAATaccggtgaaaaaaaaaaaaaaaaaaaaaaagaaagaaagagaagacttcttctctttttctttttctttttttaaaaaaataaagcagttagccacgtgtattaaatacacgtggctaactgtcagCCACGCGTACTAtgatacacgtggccacttagCCACGTGTATTGTGATACACGCggcaaaatgtgcatttagtaACACCCGGATCTGACATGAGTCGCACACGTGGCcatttacacgtggcaaactgtttgccacgtgtattgtgtctgtacacgtggcaaaatgcaagtggcaaaatgtaatttttttttttgtagtggacgATGCATGGGACCATAACAAGACACATGCTCGTGGGTACAAAATCCGAAAAGGATTTGATGGCCAAAGAAATCTCCGGTGAGAGGTGTACGACAACACTATGGAGACTAACGTTGGTACGCGAGCAGAACGGTGTAGGCTGAGATGCTGGGAACTGTGGTTTCTTGTGGTGGCTGGTGGAGAGGAGATCGTCAGGTGATAGGTGCTTGGTATTTTCTGAGTGGTCTCTTTTCGGTTTTCGGCATTGGGTGTCAACAGTGGTTGGATTGTGGATATCGGCATTCGGTGCgtgttattttcttttggattttgaATGGTAGAGGTTGTCGATTGGGTGTGGGTGATTGTGATTTCTTGCATTGCCTGTGTCGGTGGTTTAGTTTCTTGGGGGTGTGGTTTTCTGTTTGGGTTCCATAGTTGGCGGCTGAAGCCTGAAGGAACAAATGGTCTTTTGTGGTTCATTGGcaataaagaaattttagactaagatttgttttgatttgcttCCCATGATAACTATGGTAGCAGTACCTGAATTTATAGAAAACAATTACAGTATAGAACTTGAAAAGTCTTTACAGTTACATGTACTCAAGCGTTTCATCTCTAGCtttcagttatttttatttttatcttcaaGGGTCTCACTTGTTGCTTCCATTATCTTGCTTGGCTGCTCATCTTCAACTTCCATTATTTTGCTACACTTATTCCTGTTGCAGATAGGATCAGGTGGGTCATTATCTTGAGTGTTTAAAGTTGTCTCAATACGCCCCCTCAACATCAACGGGAGGTCACAGAAATGGAGGTTGTCTCTAAGAGATGTGAACTTGGATGTTGGTAATGGCTTGGTAAAAGTATCAGCTAACTGATCCTTGGAAGAGATAAAACGAACATTCAATGCCTGAGAAGAGACTTGATTACGCACAAAGTGGTAATCAATGGAAATGTGCTTAGTTCGTGCATGGAAAAGAGGATTGGCCGTAAGATAGGTGGCACCAATGTTATCACACCAGAGTATTGGGGCTTGAGGATTGGCCGtaaaatgtttatatatatatatatatatatatatatatatatatatatatatatatatatatatatatatacactcatCCTCGGTTTATACATGATATTGTTCATACCTcaaaaatctgtttttgtttaCCTTGAGTATTTCTAAcaccaaaatttttataatttttgtctaCAAAGAATTTGATAACTGCTTTTTCGTACGAAATATTAATAGGCGtcactttatatttttaaaccCCATCAGAACAAGTTAAAAAGGAAGATGAATATAatgtttaaaatttatattttaatagcatgttaaattaatttaaaaatacctCTTGTGTCCATTCTCAATCAACTAGCAAGCCGAACCCATAGTTGTATCAGTATGTTTGCCTAGTTGTGAAAATGATTGCAGTAATTTGTTTAAACTTGTACTCAGGTGACTAGTTAGCTATCAAAGATTTCTCTTAGCTGCATTCAGAGAGGTAAGTAGATCATCTACCTCTTCTAAGGTTATTTTATGTTCTATTATTTGATTcattatttttagcattatagATATGTACATGTGAATAATTGTTTTATTACTGTATTGCGAATTTACCTTACTTTCACAAAGGGTTTCCAAAGAGCTTTTGAAAATGAAAGTTGTCTATAGAAAATTAtatcattgaatatatatatatatatatatatatatatatatatatgagtttttattgtgaaataatttctagatatattcaatttttagtCTTAGAAAGTTTCCAAATTGggaaagcttttttttttttttttttttttttttttttttttttaaaagtaataattatGAGAAGTATGAGATGGACACCCTCCTACATGTCGTCCTAAAGATATCAAGCGAagtaaaagagatgaaaaagtTTATAAGATGAGGGCACGTATGGAAGAGATATTTTTGGcccaagaaaaattaaatgaaaacacgATTCGGTACCAATGCTGGGATGAAAATGCAACCACTGAAGGAGGCTATGTCATAAGGTGGTATTCGATCGCTTTTTGCCATGCTAAGTGTACCAAGTAAGTTAATTTGCTAGTCAGACGACATGTCTGAGGCCGCATGTGTTGCAATGGTCGCAAGGACCATGCAACCCTAGTACGTGGGGGTAACAATGTACATGGGCCCAAGGACGGAGCCAAACATTTGACTAGGAGAGggccaaataaaaattaaattaaaatatgtggtcaaagtataaatacaaaatatactaGGTGAGTTTGGTATCTCTTCATCTTTAAGTTTTTAACGTCTTCTTGAGTTTCTTCTGTCTTCTgtgcttggaaaaaaaaaaaaaaaagaagcatttttTCTACAatacctttcttctttcttttttctttcttctcaattCTACACTACATCATCCACAATACAAAccaatatttcatttcattcaaCAGGTAGTATCAGTTACAATATGGTGGAGTGTTGCTTTCATGACGTGGCTTAACCGCCTATTAACTCAAAATTTTTTCATTAAGATTCAAACTTCTGCAAAGATCAATAttcttaagatttttttttttttttttaaaaaaaaatctctcccttCCCAAGTTCCCAGTACTCAAGAACGAACTTCGAAAAAAATATGCTGAGAAATTTGCTACTCTGTTTTCAGTCTGTACTCATACTttaattcatttatattttccACAAATTATAGACcgtttcacaaagaaccaattGACACAGATAAGCTCTAAAATGTTTATTCCTCTACACTCTACTTAGGAGCAAAAATGGGCTAAAATTTATAATGGGTAGGAAGAAAAAGTTTAATGGGTAGGGGCCAAATAGAGTGaaaatcaaactatacttgttaaatatatagtttttttttttaatgaactgTGGGGGACATGGCCCTTACCAGCTACCCCCTAGCTCCATCCCTACATGGGCCCTAGTATGAAAATGTtagttatatataaatatgtttgTGTTCTGAAGAAGTTGAATGGTTTTATCGTAGCTTTATTGGAAATTGATTCATTTCGAAATTAATTTGCgtctttttcatttaaatagttATACGTGTTAATTATGCTTTGAAGtggttttcaaagaagaaaaaggtttttACATAATAGGGTTTTATCTTTGCCTAAATAGAGTAAGgtgataaatatgttttgaaGTGTTACAGGAAATAAATCGTTTTAAGTGAAAGGTTTTATAGAAAATGAATTTatctcaactgttttatggttgatgaTTTACTTACTCAGCCTTTTAGCTCATTTagtttactttttgttttcaggtgatCAATAGTTTGAGCTAGGAGGCTGGAATGAGGGCGAGGTTAATTATTGCATCCCTCTGAGCtgcatattattttgttttaaataagtGCATTTGCACGATTTCAAGATTATGACTTATTTAATAAAGaatgttaattatatatttctttttaacatttttttccgcattttatgaagttttaaatttgatgtttttattctattatgCATTTAGTATCACATGTAGTATTTGCTCTTGTAAACCTTAGAAATCTTTGCACCTTTGAGAGAGTAAATTGAGAAACCTATCCCTAGTGGACTGGGGGTGTTACACCTTTACTATGGTCAAAATCTTGGTGTGTTGAGCCATGTAAATATGTTTCACCAATCTAATTTTGAAGCCTAATTAAAAGACAAAGAACAACCATTAATTTCTGTATAGtataaataagtaaaataatttaacacaaaattGAAATCTAAAAGAAAGTAATTAAAATAATCCAATGGTCTACAACCTGGATCACTTtattggatttatttattttagtttcaacCGCAATTACATAACgtctttaagaaaataaaaaaggaaaaaatattcattttcaatAGCCCCCAATACTCTTTAAAGGAAAATGTCGAGCTCTATTAACTTAATAAATTCATTCTACAACATAATAGATCAAGCacattttctttattcttgTAGGAATGTAACCATTTCAAAGCTTTCTGTTGCAAATGATGATCCATGCTCATAAGGGCACAAACACAACAAGCAAAGAACTGACAAAATCTTTGAGAACAATCCCAGCATTTGTGTAACTATCTCCGTCCTTGTATATGACATCAATCACACGTGCAAGGTTGAGTATTGACATCACAAGGGGCATAGGAACAGTGATTGGGTAAAGGCACTCTTCGTTTATATCCTTCCATGCACCTGTAacttgtttttgtaattcttcgATTGCTTCTTATTCTGTGGCACCATGTTGTATCATATAACATTCAACAGCCGAGGCAACATTCCCTCTCTTTTACTCAAACTAAATGTATTGAATTATTATCTTAGAAGGGCATCATATATTTGGaatattgaagaaattaaaaaaaaaggggggggattttacaaattacaataattattatacaaaaataaaacaataccTTGTGTGACACCATGTCATCCATAAGTCTAGCAATCATTGATGAAGGTCTGACTACTTTAGGGTCATTGGCCAACCACTCAAAGGAATCTTTTGTAACGATGTCTCCCATTCCAACCAATGATGCATGTGGTTGCTAGCAGTGGGTAACCAGAGGAAACTGTGGCAATCTGCATATATTCATGGACTGTTGGTATGTATTTCTGATGCATCAATTTGGCTTCATAAAAGTAAGCTCTAACTTGATTTTTCATTTGAGACAAAAAGTAATTTATGATTAGATTAACAAATTTTACAACATACTCAATGTTGTCCGTTCTTTTTaatcctctttttattttattttatttttatggggaAGGGGGGGAGGAGGCTGAAAGAGGGTTTCTCAAACGCAAAAAGTTAATTTCTACATTGGCTTGAACTGATTCTTGAAGTTTTGGTTTGTACCAAATTGATTGTTGTGGTACAAAAATGATCTTAATTATAGCTCATTGTTCTAAAgtttttatatcaaatttatcatttcatacaattttgtaaaaatttcttcttttttgattttttaagga contains these protein-coding regions:
- the LOC133876287 gene encoding protein FAR-RED IMPAIRED RESPONSE 1-like — translated: MIELGGYENLTFGEKECRNYIAKSRRLRLGTGGAAALRDYFDRMRKVNDDFYFDMDVDDECRLKNVFWADARSRSSYEDFGDVVTFDTTYLTNKYEMPFAPFVGVNHHGQSMLLGAALISSEDTATFVWLFEAWLKCMKGRAPGAIITDQDRAMKSAIKKVFPNARHRFCLWHVLKKLLEKFGSHLQYKTIKSAIRNCVYNSQTCDEFDASWQTLLECYNLEDNAWLRGLYNERTFWVPAYLKDVFWAGMTTTQRSESMNAFFDGYVHSSTSLKEFVDQYDNALRRKVEIENVADFNSFNSTISCVSKLPFEKQFQKIYTHEKFKEVQKEITEVLNCSCSLLKSEGGISTYQVMERVEVSDAYTKKVRFIVYYNDPSCEVNCSCCLFESRGILCKHVISVLTTLEDVELLPEKYFLNRWRKDLKRPYKLIKSSYDPLSGNPTAERYAELSKNMLKLASIVAPNVDHCTEVQSYVDMLTKKLGGQSYEQNPPSQSLPSASVTGNRTIDCMGVETCQRSLVDELDTSEDLLAFVTNVQHDQVIGTQNSVVTQTFGNSQSSGPIQGDFIYLS